Below is a genomic region from Gemmobacter sp. 24YEA27.
GCGATATCTGGTCTTCGTCCAAGAACTGGGCGCGAGCGGCGGCATGATCGATCATGAACGCCGGATCGAGACCGATGCCTTTGACGCGATCTTCGACCATCTCGTGCTGATCGACAAACGCATCCCGCCCGAGACGGGCGACCATGTGGTCGGGGCCTACCGGCTTCTGCCCTGTGATCGTTTGCCCGAGGGCGGGCGGTTCTATTCCGAAGATGAATATGACCTGGCGCCCTTGCGCGCGACGGGGCGGCGCCTGCTGGAACTCGGCCGAACCTGTGTTCATCCCGACCACCGTGGCGGGGCTGCGATGTTCCTGCTGTGGAACGGCCTTGCGGAATATGTGCTGGAGCGCGGCATCGAGGTGATGTTCGGCCCGGCCTCGTTCCATGGCACCGATGTGGCGGCGCTGGCAAAGCCGCTGTCCTGGCTCTGGCATCACCATCTGGCACCGCCCGAGCTGCGCGTCCGCGCGCTGGAGCCGGGGCGTGCCGCCATGGATCTGATCGCGAATGAGGATCTCGACCGCGCCTCGGCCATGGCGCAGATGCCGGCGCTGATCAAAGCCTATCTGCGGCTGGGCGGCTTCGTGGGCGACGGCGCCTTTATTGACCGCCCCTTCAATACAACCGATGTTTGCCTTCTGATGGATACCGGGAAAATGTCGGCCCGCCATCGGGATTTCTATACGCGCAAACAGGGAACGACTTGAGCCAGACCGCAGACCGCCCGCCTGAACCCTCCGATACCGCTTTCTCGCCGGACGATGCGCCGCCACCTCCGCGCCGGATCGGGCCGGTGGGCTGGTTGCTTGTAGCCGGGCGCGGGACCGTGCTGGTCGTCTTCCTTATGCTGGGCCTGATGGTCCATTCGCTGATCCGCCTGATCGAATGGCCGCTTTGCGGTCAGAATCGCCCGGTGACGCCCTGGGTCACCCGCTTTGTCTGCCGTATCGCGTTGCGCATCATGGGGATCGGCTATTCGACGCGCGGCGCGCCGATGTCCCATAAGGGCGCGGTCGTCGCCAATCACGCCGGCTGGCTGGACATCTTTCCCCTGAATGCCGGGCAGAGCATCTATTTTGTCTCGAAAGCCGAGGTTTCCTCCTGGCCCGGTATCGGCCTGCTCGCGAAAGCCACCGGCACGGTTTTTATCTCACGCAAGGGGACCGAGGCGAAACGTCAGCAGGAGGTCTTCGAGACCCGTCTGCGCGCTGGCCATCAGCTTTTGTTCTTCCCCGAGGGCACCTCGACCGACAGCCTGACCGTGCTGCCGTTCAAATCAACTTTGTTCCAGGCGTTCTATACCCATGGGCTCGACCGCGTGCTGCAGATCCAGCCGGTGACCGTGGTCTGGCATGCGCCTGCAGGCGAGGATCCGCGTTTCTATGGCTGGTGGGGCGATATGGATTTCGCGACGCATCTTCTCCGGGTGCTGTCGGTGCCGCGTCAGGGCCGGGTCGAAGTGATCTGGCATCCGCCGGTGCCGGTGGATGCCTTTCCCGGACGGAAGGAGCTGGCTCTCTATTGTGAGCGGGTGATCCGAACAGCCCATCCTCTGGCGCATAACTGACCTGGAACAGTGAGACACATTAAGGCCCGGCACCGCCGGGCCATTTTCGTCTGGCTCTCTGAGGGGGCGCTTCGGGTGACTGGGTTGCGGAGGGCGGGCTGCGGTTCTGATTCTGGTCAGATTTGCGGTGGTTTGGGAGAATCATCGTTGTGATTCTGGTGCTTGAGGGCTTTTGCGGGCGAGTTATCCCCATTTTGGGTGTGGGTCTGGGGATAAGGTTGTCCGGGGCTTTGGCAGGCTTTCGCGGCGTGGCCTTATTTTATTGGCTCCTGCCAAAAAAACGTCATGAAGTGCATTTTTCTGCTTGCGGGTTTGTTTTGCGGGGCCTAGATACCGCCTCACCGAAACGGAACGGTTGGCGGAACGAAGCGGCCTGAAGCGCAAGCGGATGGGGCAGAGGGAAGCGGGTCGGGAAGGGACGGGATATCGGGGCGACCTGATCGGACGAAATTCTGGATACGCGGTTGCAGGAAGCGCCAAGAGATTGGTGGTTGCTGCGGTTTTTGTGTCCCTGCTCTTTGACATTGATGGAAATGAAGGGATATGTGGGCGGTTTGGGCGCATACGGCGTCTAACTCGCAGCATATCGGCTCTTTAGGGAAGGGATCGTAAGATCCTGGACCGATGATGAGAGTGACAGCTTCACTAGTTTGTGGGTCACGTTGCTTCGGCAACTTGGCACATCAAATCTAGATGACTGTTTTTACGTCACAGACGTAAGACAGATGTGCGAAGGTTCGACGTCAAGGATAGTTCTTCGGAACTTTCAACTTGAGAGTTTGATCCTGGCTCAGAATGAACGCTGGCGGCAGGCCTAACACATGCAAGTCGAGCGCGCCCCATTAACTTCGGTTGGCGGGGTGAGCGGCGGACGGGTGAGTAACGCGTGGGAACGTACCCTTTGCTACGGAATAGTCTCGGGAAACTGGGGGTAATACCGTATAAGCTCTTCGGAGGAAAGATTTATCGGCAAAGGATCGGCCCGCGTTGGATTAGCTAGTTGGTGAGGTAATGGCTCACCAAGGCGACGATCCATAGCTGGTTTGAGAGGATGACCAGCCACACTGGGACTGAGACACGGCCCAGACTCCTACGGGAGGCAGCAGTGGGGAATCTTAGACAATGGGCGCAAGCCTGATCTAGCCATGCCGCGTGAGCGATGAAGGCCTTAGGGTTGTAAAGCTCTTTCGCTGGGGAAGATAATGACTGTACCCAGTAAAGAAGCCCCGGCTAACTCCGTGCCAGCAGCCGCGGTAATACGGAGGGGGCTAGCGTTATTCGGAATTACTGGGCGTAAAGCGCACGTAGGCGGATCAGAAAGTCAGAGGTGAAATCCCAGGGCTCAACCCTGGAACTGCCTTTGAAACTCCTGATCTTGAGTTCGAGAGAGGTGAGTGGAATTCCGAGTGTAGAGGTGAAATTCGTAGATATTCGGAGGAACACCAGTGGCGAAGGCGGCTCACTGGCTCGATACTGACGCTGAGGTGCGAAAGCGTGGGGAGCAAACAGGATTAGATACCCTGGTAGTCCACGCCGTAAACGATGAATGCCAGACGTCGGCAAGCATGCTTGTCGGTGTCACACCTAACGGATTAAGCATTCCGCCTGGGGAGTACGGTCGCAAGATTAAAACTCAAAGGAATTGACGGGGGCCCGCACAAGCGGTGGAGCATGTGGTTTAATTCGAAGCAACGCGCAGAACCTTACCAACCCTTGACATGTGTATCGCGGTTCCAGAGATGGTTCCTTCAGTTCGGCTGGATACAACACAGGTGCTGCATGGCTGTCGTCAGCTCGTGTCGTGAGATGTTCGGTTAAGTCCGGCAACGAGCGCAACCCACACTCTTAGTTGCCATCATTCAGTTGGGCACTCTAGGAGAACTGCCGGTGATAAGCCGGAGGAAGGTGT
It encodes:
- a CDS encoding GNAT family N-acyltransferase, coding for MLAEEPNYTLRLATEVVDIFAAQRLRYLVFVQELGASGGMIDHERRIETDAFDAIFDHLVLIDKRIPPETGDHVVGAYRLLPCDRLPEGGRFYSEDEYDLAPLRATGRRLLELGRTCVHPDHRGGAAMFLLWNGLAEYVLERGIEVMFGPASFHGTDVAALAKPLSWLWHHHLAPPELRVRALEPGRAAMDLIANEDLDRASAMAQMPALIKAYLRLGGFVGDGAFIDRPFNTTDVCLLMDTGKMSARHRDFYTRKQGTT
- a CDS encoding lysophospholipid acyltransferase family protein; protein product: MGWLLVAGRGTVLVVFLMLGLMVHSLIRLIEWPLCGQNRPVTPWVTRFVCRIALRIMGIGYSTRGAPMSHKGAVVANHAGWLDIFPLNAGQSIYFVSKAEVSSWPGIGLLAKATGTVFISRKGTEAKRQQEVFETRLRAGHQLLFFPEGTSTDSLTVLPFKSTLFQAFYTHGLDRVLQIQPVTVVWHAPAGEDPRFYGWWGDMDFATHLLRVLSVPRQGRVEVIWHPPVPVDAFPGRKELALYCERVIRTAHPLAHN